The following are encoded together in the Humulus lupulus chromosome 5, drHumLupu1.1, whole genome shotgun sequence genome:
- the LOC133834759 gene encoding uncharacterized protein LOC133834759, whose translation MEESGNDAWTDEKHLRYLNSMEASFVRTMIETNNYKSRLLRLDRHLPDTSDSTLDLKSQRTSKLKPRITSSSERRMDGRVEKRYKISNSSQDQVVPQLEYRRTTIGDKDENDDRTKM comes from the exons ATGGAGGAGTCCGGCAACGACGCATGGACCGATGAGAAACACCTCCGATACTTGAACTCCATGGAAGCCTCATTCGTCCGTACAATGATCGAaactaataattataaaagtcGTCTTCTTCGTCTCGATCGCCACCTCCCTGATACCTCCGATTCCACCTTAGATCTCAAATCTCAAAGAACATCCAAGCTTAAGCCCCGCATTACTTCTTCTTCAg AACGAAGAATGGATGGCCGAGTTGAGAAGAGATATAAAATATCAAATTCATCGCAAGATCAG GTGGTCCCACAATTGGAATACAGAAGAACAACAATTGGTGATAAAGATGAGAATGATGACCGAACTAAAATGTAG